One region of Deinococcus seoulensis genomic DNA includes:
- the fusA gene encoding elongation factor G has product MTTKAQSYLTHFRNIGIAAHIDAGKTTTTERILYYTGRTHNIGEVHDGAATMDWMEQERERGITITAAATTAKWKRSGTDQEYVVNIIDTPGHVDFTIEVERSMRVLDGAVAVFDSSQGVEPQSETVWRQADRYGVPRIAFSNKMDKTGASFELVLNDIKERLGAVAAPIQYPMGAENEFKGIIDVVRQRAHFYTNDLGTDIEETDIPAEYADKVVEIRAQLIEAAAEVDEDLMMKYLEGEEPTVEELVAAIRKGTIEKKIFPVLCGSALKNKGVQLLLDAVIDYLPSPLEVPAIKGKIEDSEDTQEFPADPEGKLAALAFKIMADPYVGRLTFVRIYSGTLQSGSYVYNATKEKRERVGRLLKMHANSREEVTELKAGELGAVIGLKDAGTGNTLIGDGDDKVLLESIDVPEPVIKLAIEPKTKADQEKMGIGLQKLAEEDPTFRVESDQESGQTTIAGMGELHLEILVDRLKREYKVDANVGAPQVAYRETITKQVEVDSKFARQSGGRGQYGHVKLRVEPLEPGAGFIFENAVVGGTVPKEYIGPAQKGVEEAMQSGPMLGFPVVDVKVTIYDGSYHEVDSSEMAFKIAGSMGLKEAVQKGSPAILEPVMRVEVTTPEEYMGDIIGDLNSRRGQIQGMEARGNAQIVKAFVPLSEMFGYATDMRSKTQGRASYSMFFDHYTQLPNNIAQALIKK; this is encoded by the coding sequence ATGACCACCAAAGCCCAGAGCTATCTGACCCACTTCCGCAACATCGGGATTGCCGCGCACATCGACGCCGGTAAGACCACCACCACCGAGCGCATCCTGTACTACACCGGACGCACCCACAACATCGGCGAAGTGCACGACGGCGCCGCCACCATGGACTGGATGGAGCAGGAGCGCGAGCGCGGCATCACCATCACCGCCGCCGCCACCACCGCCAAGTGGAAACGCAGCGGCACCGACCAGGAATACGTCGTGAACATCATCGACACCCCCGGTCACGTGGACTTCACCATCGAAGTGGAACGCTCCATGCGCGTGCTCGACGGCGCCGTGGCCGTGTTCGACTCCAGCCAGGGCGTCGAGCCCCAGTCTGAAACCGTGTGGCGTCAGGCCGACCGTTACGGCGTGCCCCGCATCGCGTTCAGCAACAAGATGGACAAGACCGGCGCGAGCTTCGAACTCGTGCTGAACGACATCAAGGAGCGCCTCGGCGCCGTTGCCGCCCCCATCCAGTACCCCATGGGTGCCGAGAACGAGTTCAAGGGCATCATCGACGTCGTCCGTCAGCGCGCCCACTTCTACACCAACGACCTGGGCACCGACATCGAGGAAACCGACATCCCGGCCGAGTACGCCGACAAGGTCGTCGAGATCCGCGCGCAGCTGATCGAAGCTGCCGCTGAAGTCGACGAAGACCTGATGATGAAGTACCTCGAAGGCGAGGAACCCACCGTCGAGGAACTCGTGGCCGCCATCCGCAAGGGCACCATCGAGAAGAAGATCTTCCCGGTGCTGTGCGGCAGCGCGCTGAAGAACAAGGGCGTGCAGTTGCTGCTCGACGCCGTCATCGACTACCTGCCCAGCCCGCTGGAAGTTCCGGCGATCAAGGGCAAGATCGAAGACAGCGAGGACACCCAGGAGTTCCCCGCCGACCCCGAAGGCAAACTGGCCGCGCTGGCCTTCAAGATCATGGCCGACCCCTACGTGGGCCGCCTGACCTTCGTGCGCATCTACTCGGGCACCCTGCAGTCCGGCAGTTACGTGTACAACGCGACCAAAGAGAAGCGTGAACGCGTGGGCCGCCTGCTGAAAATGCACGCCAACAGCCGCGAGGAAGTCACGGAACTCAAGGCCGGGGAACTCGGCGCCGTGATCGGCCTGAAAGACGCCGGGACCGGCAACACCCTGATCGGCGACGGCGACGACAAGGTCCTGCTGGAAAGCATCGACGTGCCCGAGCCCGTCATCAAGCTCGCCATCGAGCCCAAGACCAAGGCCGACCAGGAAAAGATGGGCATCGGCCTGCAGAAACTGGCCGAAGAGGATCCCACCTTCCGCGTGGAATCCGACCAGGAAAGCGGCCAGACCACCATCGCCGGGATGGGCGAACTGCACCTGGAAATCCTGGTGGACCGCCTGAAGCGCGAGTACAAGGTCGACGCGAACGTCGGCGCGCCCCAGGTGGCCTACCGTGAAACCATCACCAAGCAGGTCGAGGTGGACAGCAAGTTCGCCCGCCAGTCCGGTGGTCGCGGTCAGTACGGTCACGTGAAACTGCGCGTGGAACCCCTGGAACCCGGCGCTGGCTTCATCTTCGAGAACGCCGTCGTCGGCGGCACCGTGCCCAAGGAGTACATCGGGCCGGCCCAGAAGGGTGTCGAGGAAGCCATGCAGAGCGGCCCCATGCTGGGCTTCCCGGTGGTCGACGTGAAAGTCACCATCTACGACGGCAGCTACCACGAAGTGGACTCCTCGGAAATGGCGTTCAAGATCGCCGGCTCCATGGGCCTCAAGGAAGCCGTCCAGAAGGGCAGCCCCGCCATCCTGGAACCCGTCATGCGCGTCGAGGTGACCACCCCCGAGGAGTACATGGGTGACATCATCGGCGACCTGAACAGCCGCCGTGGCCAGATCCAGGGCATGGAAGCCCGCGGGAACGCGCAGATCGTCAAGGCCTTCGTGCCCCTGAGCGAGATGTTCGGCTACGCGACCGACATGCGCTCCAAGACGCAGGGCCGCGCCAGCTACTCCATGTTCTTCGACCACTACACCCAGCTGCCCAACAACATCGCCCAGGCGCTCATCAAGAAGTAA
- the rpsG gene encoding 30S ribosomal protein S7 — MARRRQAEVRVIQPDLVYQDVLVSATINRIMQDGKKNLASRIFYGAMKLVQERTGQESLKIFKQAFDNVKPRVEVRSRRVGGSTYQVPVEVSARRQQSLTLRWMMAAVESRPERTAIERLAGEIMDAAQGRGGAIKKKDDIERMAEANRAYAHYRW; from the coding sequence ATGGCACGTCGCCGCCAAGCAGAAGTGCGCGTCATTCAGCCCGACCTGGTCTACCAGGACGTGCTGGTGAGCGCGACCATCAACCGCATCATGCAGGATGGCAAGAAGAACCTCGCCAGCCGCATCTTCTACGGAGCCATGAAACTGGTGCAGGAACGCACCGGCCAGGAGTCCCTGAAGATCTTCAAGCAGGCCTTCGACAACGTCAAACCCCGCGTCGAAGTCCGCAGCCGCCGCGTCGGCGGCAGCACCTACCAGGTGCCCGTCGAGGTCAGCGCCCGCCGCCAGCAGAGCCTCACGCTGCGCTGGATGATGGCCGCCGTCGAGAGCCGCCCCGAGCGCACCGCCATCGAGCGTCTCGCCGGTGAAATCATGGACGCCGCGCAGGGCCGTGGCGGCGCCATCAAGAAGAAAGACGACATCGAGCGCATGGCGGAAGCCAACCGCGCCTACGCGCACTACCGCTGGTAA
- the rpsL gene encoding 30S ribosomal protein S12 — MPTTQQLLRKGRKTIQKKSKVPALKGSPFRRGVCTVVKTTTPKKPNSALRKIARVRLSSAFEVTAYIPGEGHNLQEHSVVLIRGGRVKDLPGVRYHIVRGSLDTQGVKDRNKSRSKYGTKKPKAGAAAGAKKK, encoded by the coding sequence CTGCCTACCACCCAGCAACTGCTCCGTAAGGGTCGCAAGACGATCCAGAAGAAGAGCAAGGTCCCTGCCCTCAAAGGCAGCCCCTTCCGCCGCGGCGTGTGCACGGTCGTCAAGACCACCACCCCCAAGAAACCGAACTCGGCGCTGCGTAAGATCGCCCGCGTCCGCCTGTCCAGCGCCTTCGAAGTCACCGCGTACATCCCCGGTGAAGGCCACAACCTGCAGGAGCACAGCGTCGTGCTGATCCGCGGCGGCCGTGTGAAGGACCTTCCCGGTGTGCGCTACCACATCGTGCGCGGCAGCCTCGACACCCAGGGCGTCAAGGACCGTAACAAGAGCCGCTCCAAGTACGGCACCAAGAAGCCCAAGGCCGGCGCCGCCGCGGGCGCGAAGAAGAAGTAA
- the hflX gene encoding GTPase HflX, with protein MDKVHGNTSGLRPAQLKSLGNLYRRRIEPGRVGSPELARNLAELSNDIRREVSVLIDRRGRVISVSVADAKGTEFPDLRMGENRLSGFHLLHTHPRGGGLSKGDLSTLFLRRLDAVTAVEVRSEGQPGLVHTAHLTPPGTVGEEEDWRILPPVPTFQIDEFDLGAQVQALEEEIARAARTRVSKKDHERAILVQIDQGEFDAEERLAELAELARTAGAEVVHRELVYRKNLKAGTLVGAGKLEELTSRAYHLDADLLIFGQELGPAQAREIEAATGLKIIDRTQLILDIFALHAQGVESRLQVELAQLRYMKPRLLGAGAALSRIGGGGGSAAGGAIGTRGPGETKLELDRRRINDRLSFLEKQLEGVAQRREERRKTRERNAVPVISIVGYTNAGKSTLLNTFTHAAEEPRRVLAENKLFATLRPTSRQGYLEGIGPVVLTDTVGFIRDLPKDLTRAFRSTLEEIGDADVLLHVVDAASPGADTRLDAVNRILEDLGFRDLPTVIALNKADAADPETLERQIERTDGGIPVSALKNIGTADLKEALTDAVALVQRQELAAREEARDLAAQYR; from the coding sequence ATAGATAAAGTACACGGCAACACCTCGGGCCTGCGGCCCGCTCAACTGAAATCCCTGGGCAACCTGTACCGCCGCCGGATCGAGCCGGGCCGCGTGGGCTCGCCGGAACTCGCGCGGAACCTCGCGGAACTGTCGAACGACATCCGCCGTGAGGTGAGCGTGCTGATCGACCGGCGTGGCCGCGTGATCAGCGTCAGCGTGGCCGACGCCAAGGGCACCGAGTTCCCGGACCTGCGCATGGGCGAGAACCGCCTGAGCGGCTTTCACCTGCTGCACACCCACCCGCGCGGCGGCGGCCTGAGCAAGGGCGACCTGTCCACGCTGTTCCTGCGCCGACTGGACGCCGTGACGGCCGTCGAGGTGCGCAGTGAGGGCCAGCCGGGACTGGTGCACACGGCGCACCTGACGCCCCCCGGCACGGTCGGCGAGGAGGAGGACTGGCGCATCCTGCCGCCCGTCCCGACCTTCCAGATCGACGAGTTCGACCTGGGCGCGCAGGTGCAGGCGCTGGAGGAGGAAATCGCCCGCGCCGCCCGCACGCGCGTCTCGAAGAAGGACCACGAGCGCGCCATCCTGGTGCAGATCGACCAGGGTGAATTCGACGCCGAGGAACGCCTGGCAGAACTGGCCGAACTGGCCCGCACGGCCGGGGCGGAGGTCGTGCACCGCGAACTGGTGTACCGCAAGAACCTGAAGGCCGGCACGCTGGTCGGGGCGGGCAAGCTGGAAGAACTGACCAGCCGCGCCTACCACCTGGACGCGGACCTGCTGATCTTCGGGCAGGAACTCGGCCCGGCCCAGGCACGTGAAATCGAGGCCGCCACGGGCCTGAAGATCATCGACCGCACGCAGCTGATCCTGGATATCTTCGCGCTGCACGCGCAGGGCGTGGAATCGCGCCTGCAGGTGGAACTGGCGCAGCTGCGGTACATGAAACCCCGCCTGCTGGGCGCGGGCGCGGCCCTGTCCCGCATCGGCGGGGGCGGCGGCAGCGCGGCCGGCGGCGCGATCGGCACGCGCGGCCCCGGTGAGACGAAACTGGAGCTTGACCGCCGCCGCATCAACGACCGCCTGAGCTTCCTGGAGAAGCAACTGGAGGGTGTCGCGCAGCGCCGCGAGGAACGCCGCAAGACCCGCGAACGCAACGCCGTGCCCGTGATCTCGATCGTTGGGTACACGAACGCGGGCAAGAGCACCCTGCTGAACACCTTCACGCACGCCGCCGAGGAACCCCGCCGGGTGCTGGCCGAGAACAAACTGTTCGCCACGCTGCGCCCCACCAGCCGCCAGGGCTACCTGGAAGGCATCGGGCCGGTCGTGCTGACCGACACCGTGGGCTTCATCCGTGACCTGCCCAAGGACCTGACCCGCGCCTTCCGGTCCACCCTGGAGGAAATCGGGGACGCGGACGTGCTGCTGCACGTGGTCGACGCCGCCAGCCCCGGCGCGGACACCCGCCTGGACGCCGTGAACCGCATTCTGGAGGACCTGGGCTTCCGGGACCTGCCGACCGTGATCGCCCTGAACAAGGCCGACGCCGCCGACCCCGAGACGCTGGAACGCCAGATCGAACGCACGGACGGCGGCATTCCCGTCAGCGCGCTGAAGAACATCGGAACCGCCGACCTGAAAGAGGCCCTGACGGACGCCGTGGCGCTGGTGCAGCGTCAGGAACTCGCCGCGCGGGAAGAGGCGCGGGATCTGGCCGCCCAGTACCGCTGA
- a CDS encoding endonuclease/exonuclease/phosphatase family protein produces MKFAWTTLLLVGLTWALGEWPAERTLPTLLLAYAPPLLWVLVTLPALAWALWRGRGRRPALAALLLAAWGAGLLHWTPRPPGPPEGALRVVTFNVLGGARTTPTELAGRLRTLNADVILLQESRFAQPDFRAAFLRALPGYTVTEAREVMTLTRLPLLGNRTEALPGNRRELLVTRLDWQGEPLTVVNAHLGTVQVSSVLTGDLARVRRTRDARAGQVQVLRDVAARTPGRVLLGGDLNTPPRGQVYRDLRAVFGPDAHDRVGRGPGWTFPSLHLRIDHLMGRGLSPARVQVLPWALSDHRPLLAEYRMEQPD; encoded by the coding sequence ATGAAGTTCGCCTGGACGACCCTGCTGCTGGTGGGCCTGACCTGGGCGCTGGGCGAATGGCCGGCCGAGCGGACGTTGCCCACGCTGCTACTGGCGTACGCGCCGCCGCTGCTGTGGGTGCTGGTGACCCTGCCGGCCCTGGCGTGGGCGCTGTGGCGGGGTCGGGGGCGGCGACCAGCGCTGGCGGCCCTGCTGCTGGCCGCCTGGGGCGCGGGACTGCTGCACTGGACGCCACGACCACCGGGACCGCCAGAGGGCGCGCTGCGGGTCGTGACCTTCAACGTGCTGGGCGGGGCGCGCACCACGCCCACCGAACTGGCAGGCCGCCTGCGCACCCTGAACGCCGACGTGATCCTGCTTCAGGAGTCGCGGTTCGCGCAGCCGGACTTCCGGGCGGCGTTCCTGCGCGCCCTGCCGGGGTACACGGTCACGGAGGCACGGGAGGTCATGACCCTGACGCGCCTGCCGCTGCTGGGCAACCGCACGGAAGCGCTGCCCGGCAACCGCCGCGAACTGCTGGTCACGCGCCTGGACTGGCAGGGCGAGCCGCTGACGGTCGTGAACGCGCACCTGGGCACCGTGCAGGTCAGTTCTGTCCTGACGGGTGATCTGGCACGGGTGCGGCGCACGCGGGACGCCCGCGCCGGGCAGGTGCAGGTGCTGAGGGACGTGGCGGCACGCACACCGGGACGGGTGTTGCTGGGCGGCGACCTGAACACCCCGCCGCGCGGGCAGGTGTACCGCGACCTGCGGGCCGTGTTCGGGCCGGACGCGCATGACCGGGTGGGGCGCGGGCCGGGCTGGACCTTCCCCTCGCTGCACCTGCGGATCGATCACCTGATGGGCCGGGGCCTGAGCCCTGCGCGGGTGCAGGTGCTGCCCTGGGCGCTCAGCGACCACCGGCCCCTGCTGGCCGAGTACCGCATGGAACAGCCCGACTGA
- a CDS encoding EutP/PduV family microcompartment system protein has translation MRRIIVIGTTGSGKTTFARALAARLGVPHGEQDAWNHGPGWQETPLPLFRAQGSPAR, from the coding sequence ATGCGCAGAATCATCGTGATCGGCACGACCGGCAGCGGCAAGACCACCTTCGCCCGCGCCCTCGCCGCCCGGTTAGGCGTCCCGCACGGGGAACAGGACGCCTGGAATCACGGCCCCGGCTGGCAGGAAACGCCACTGCCGCTGTTCCGGGCGCAGGGAAGCCCGGCGCGCTAA